Below is a window of Solanum stenotomum isolate F172 chromosome 7, ASM1918654v1, whole genome shotgun sequence DNA.
AGTTTTACTTGTAAATATCTTTCAAATAATTTAGTAcgtgtatataagttaaacttTGCAAAATATGTAGTCTACTTGTTTTAGAATTTTGCATTTTCACATGTATATAAaatgtgttttctttttctatttgaaaCGACTGattaatttggaaattttgattCATCAGTAATAATATTCAAcatataatttaattagttgATAAACAACTTGGAGATCAAAACCATATAATGCCACCGAACCTTTTCCTATAGTCCAATTGCATGATTAAATGAATTTATTTGGTATGTTCATGTCCCTATTGTCATTAATTTGAAAGTGAGTGACCACCAACCTTGCTATGGACACTAAATATACTCAAATAATTCTTCTATATAAGGATCTTCCTTTAGCCAAACTATAGTATATCTCCACTAAATTTTTTGAGTTCCCAAAGTTTGTGAATACATATATCTTTTCCCTTCCTATTTCCTTGGCTCCTTCCATTTACATAGATTCCAAACCAAACATGAATTCCGAAAGAGAAAACAATAATAAGGCCATAGTGAAAACTCTTTATAAGGCATTAGCATGTACATGTGGTGACACTAATAAAAAAGTTACCGGTATTATTGTTGATGACTTAGAATGGTGGTTTCATGGACCACAAAATTGTCACTATATGATGAAACTTCTCACTGGAGAActatctaataataataattctttcaAGTTTGAGCCAAGAAGTGTAGATGCTATCGATGATCGTGTTATTGTTGAAGGATGGGAAGGTGCAAAAGcttattgggtacatgtttgGACATTTAAAGATGGTATTATTACTCAATTTAGGGAGTATTTCAATACTTGGCTTACTGTGACGGAGTTGAGGCCTATGGGTTGGCTGCGCTCCACCACACTGTGGCAGAGCCACCCTCGAGACCTCGCGAAACGCTCACTTCCGGGGCTTATGCTCGCAATTTGAAAGTGGTGAACGGATGTGTCATGTCCTgtagtactatatatataatccgTTAGGGAAAAGAAAGCAAGGAGTGTTTGCCTTCTTCCTTACCTAAGTGTGAAAAAATGTTAATGTTCAAAGTTTGGTTACATATCCAACGGACaatttgatgaaatattgtcCCATTTTAATGTAGGAGTGTTTGACTTGGCATGGTGTTTAAGAAAAGAAGGGAGACTTTTGAAAATTGtggtttaaaataattgttattatttatttgattgtaaatcatttGTTTTAAAGTTAAACGGTTTCTAACTATTGTaaggtgacattctttttggggcgaactaaaaaagaaattaaagggTGCCACATGAAACGAGATGGAggaagtacttttttttttacaacaaaCCAAGAAAATCTAGTCCTGATATAATAGCCAACTAGCTAGCCCAACAGACGAGTATGTCCTAAACAAATTTCATGCGATAAGCttgatcaaaaaaatatatataaagttttgaACCTTAAATCCTTAGATAGGAGATCTCTGCTCAACTAATTCAATCATTCCATTGTTAATGAAATATTGTACTTATGAATGGCTGGTTAAAGATGTTGTATTCAAATTTCATGGCAGGACAGACCATGTGGAATGATATTTTTTGGCAGCTTTCTTTGGCAATCACTTTGGACTTTGGTCTCCACAAAAGTTGAGCATTTCGTGATTAATGAAGTCAATCGTTAATCCGTGTAACATTATTGTGACGATTATATTTAGGTATCTACAAATTTGTACAAATTTGCCTTTCCCTCCCTATGGACATAATACGATCGGTGGTGACGTGGTGTCTTTTAGTGTCTCCACGTAAGTTTTAAGTGGGCATTGATCATGTCTattgtgaaatttaaaatgagatatttttatttttaaagtgaaaaataatattgaaatctAAGTTATGTTTGAtcataaatacaaattaaagttgtcattcttaaaaagaaatttttctcagtgaaaataaattttgttatatttcaaattcataaaaattcaaaactttAACTTCGAGttaaatcttgaaattttatacccaaacatatttaaaagtaaaaattaggcaaatgacatagtataagaaagaaattacttcctttccctactttttcattaattaccaaaaatccctttttttagtgtttttcggatacataatatagcagtgtggatacttaatatagcagcgcggatactttaattaataacgggcagatacttaaattattaagttgttagcagcacggatacttaattaacgggcggatgcataatatagcagcgcagatactttaattaataacgggcgaatacttaaattattaagttgttagcagcacgaatacttaattaacgggcggatgcataatatagcagcgcagatactttaattaataacgggcggatacttaaactaataaagtatccggttaagttgaattggggaaaaataagggatttttgtattttagtaaaaaagtagggaaatattgagaataggtaaagaagtgttgtgtatttaagtaaatTTTCCTATTTAAAATTCGGGAAAAGTTTAGGGGTGGCGACTTTTCCACTTATTATTTTCACCAAAAGTCGTTTCttgttgttacactttgctttACAGTGAAACTCcttccgtccacttttaattatcaTGGTTTTCCTTTTTAGAatcaaactataagaattttgactaacatcTTATCAacgtattttttcatcatattgatatgcaagaAAATGCAATGTATAGTACATTTCATGTAGTTTTTGAATACCTaagttttttgtttaaaatatcgaataaatataatctaatttaactttgaaaattagttaaattgactttcgaaaaatgcaatataacaaataaaagtggacgtAGGTAGTACTGTATATTCGACTAATTATTTATTGCCATAATAAACCACAAGTTTGCACTCCATTTAAAATTCATGATAAGTGCTTTTAGTTATAAAATTCTGAGTAAAAATTTATATCGGATATTATGTATCTTTCCCTAACTTATAATAttctttgataaaaaaataattatcagcattgaattttcaatcaaatatttattttactattttctttcaaaattgttATACCCTTAACTGAAAGTTGGAATATCTTAAAGTTaccataattaattataattatatttaaatagtttaagaatatttttgacGATTATAGTAATATTCATTGGACATTTGGACTGGTCGTATATGTGATAGAAGGGGTCCTTATCTAAATAAAGGGTCCTTTGCTATTGAGGCAACAAGAAAAGTGCATATTGCAATTCAAAAGGATTATTAATACATGCATATTACTATATATCTTTTGATTATGAGTATGGTCCATTAATTATTTGGTTCAATGAATTAGGGATTACGAACTAATCATGTGTTTAGTTTAGGACCagattaattaaattttctatTACTGTCAAATCATAAAACTTCGTCCTATTCTCTCTCAGAATACACTCAGGTTAAAGTAGCTTAAGATACAgagtaaatatttcaaaaagtcATTTAATTATAAAAGCTATGTAGTAAAATCattgaatattattttgtatgtataaaattattcaacttaGGATTTTCCTCTTATAAAATCatccaattaaatttattattaaaaaacaaacACATTTTAACCCCTTTAACATTTTGGATTTGGAAAAAaccctttttatattttgaatgaGACAATAAACTACCTTAAATCTTAAAtcaattactaaaaataaattaaattattacatttatttttaaaatgtaaaaagcAATCCTCGAGTTAATTATTACCATGAACAAGAATACAAGGAGATTGGAAGAAGGAACAGATCAACAGAATATGAAAATTGAACGTGGAATCTTTTAGTATTTGGGTAAACAAAGTcataatttgtaattttagtAGATTAAATGTAAAGTCCAAATtaccttctatttttatttttcctatttatgTAGATACCTAAATTTTATTGGAGTAAAATTCATaagaaatttgaattaaatctATGTAATTTGGGTTAAACAAATAATTTGGGCTTTACAAATGATTAAGTCCATTTTATTgagttcaaattcaagatccatTCTATCTTAAAGCCCAAACTTATGCCACATGTCACAGAGGCTAGGCATCCAAGACAAACAAGGTGACGCCACATGTCCAATTGAGGCAGTAGTCctagtcaaattcaagaaccaaTCATAATTCGTCAAGTGTCAAACTGACATCCTTTGACCAATCACAAGCAACCTTGTTCACCCTACAACTATAATAGGGGATATACATGACACTCTAGAGGGGATTATGAAAACACTTCAACAAGCATTCTGCAAGTATTGAAAAAAGTTACAACATCAATTGCATAGTTCTTCAAAGTATTGGTCATCAGAGTTCTTCTCGGAGATCGACTTGAAATGATGAAGTGCTTTCCGGCGTTCCCATAGATCAAATACATTTCAAGGAGGTCTACATCATCCTACATTCGAGAAATACGATAATAAAAACTCTCAAATTAGAAGAGAAGAATTAAGAGAATAACATAATTGTACTCACAAGATTCATCAATACAAATCacatattctttttatattcattttgattgCAGTTAATTTTCAGCGCTACGAAATTTTGTTGTGAACAAATTTGGTATGCTAGCAGGATAAATTCTGCTATTCATCTCTTTCTCTTGCAAATCAGAAACTATAAAGTCAACAACTACAATGACCTTCAAAAAGAGTATGGATGTTTCATGCAAGGACTCTACTAATGTCGTATCTGCTGATCTCAGTCAAGTTGACCCGATTATTCGACGTAAGTTCAAGAACAGTGGGTTAGATCAATCTGAATACTTCACTTCTGTTGACACCCAGTTTTGACCGACCTATAACCCTTTTCGAATTGCCATTtgattaaatatgtattttttaaaattatttctcttTACTGGTTTGAAATTCTAGTTAATTTtatctaaataattatatattttaatattcataatttacaaatattattgttattattattattattattttatttatcgaTTGTcgaatttgaaataattattttacttatttattcaAACATCTTTAATATTCAAGTGtgtttattttatatgaaaattacttataaattaaatagccaacttatttaaatattaaCCTCTTCCACGGAATTCATTGCAACTCTAGCCTCTTTTACTCAATTCCTATGTCAATTCTGACCTTCATTCCAATTGCATTTCGATTATAGCCATTtgtttatttcaattatagcctaTTTTATTCTGAGTCGTCCATCATCTTGATgtttattcaaaattaaatcagTCATTCATCCATTTAAATCCAACGGCTGAGATTTATTAATCAcatttattttcctattttaatcTCAAAAAAGACCCCAAAGCTCACTCTTTCTCCTTCCCTAAGGCAGAAGGAACGCCCACCATCTCTCTCGATCTCCTATTTGTGGTAATTGAtcgttttcttttcttaatgagtattttaaaaaaaaacaattgtgACTAATCTTTGGCATTACTTCATGATTTATTTCCTTATAAGTATTATTACTGATTAACTTATGGTAATTTTCTGATGTGAATAATTAGTTTTCTCGtttctttctattattattaaatatttgtcaTAACTTTCGAATTAACATTATTGTTATGGTCTGTTTGGATTTAATTGGTTATAATTTACTTGACtttagggattttttttttcatatagcTTATCTGAAATCATGTGATAATTGTGGtacttgtttaattttggtATAGTCTGATTGCTTACCGTTAGTTGATTAATTTTGCCTTAGTTAAGGAAAatcttattattaattactatttcCTTAGATTAAGCAAAACACTTTCTTCTACTTGTCACTTGACACGCTTTTTGACTCTAGAAAAACACtctaaaagaaaaaagggaaaaactatTCAAGCTTTCTCTGTTTTGTTGTTTTGGCTCATAGCAAGTTTATCTGCTTAGCCGGTTAGTAACCTTTATTAGCATTATTTTATTCTTGCATTCATCATTATTTACTTTAAGCTTATGATATGCAAAATCTTTGTTTGAGAATCTAGATGATTAATCTTGATTGGTGTATTCTGTGGGGTTTCGAACTAGGTGAATATAACATGTTTAGAATATCTTAGAGTTAGCCTTATGAGTTAACTATTCGTACATAGCATTTAAAATCATGTTCTATTATCTTAATGTCTAAATCTAAGTCTGAATGTTTTTTAAGTAAAGTTTTCtcacattttttgttttaattcccttttaaaaaaacagACCTGCCTATTGTTAGAATATTAATATCTGAATCTGAATTTTGCCTAATCATCTATCATTACTGTGCATTTAAAATCAATCAtctaattcaatatttttaaatacttgtagtatatattaataattcgctttcaatttctccttttgtagttttttttcgTACAGAATTGCtaataaatcaaatttaatcAGTCTCACTTGTCAATATGTTGCTAAAGACTAGAAGCTCTACAATTAACTTGTATTGTGTTGTATTCTTAGAAACCTTGTTTATAGGACCATTCAATGTTGAATAGGAACTCTGTTCCTAATTTATTTAGAAGTCGTgtctttttaataaattttcaatatctaattagaaatgattttataaatattttcagcCTGCTAATAACTAATTATCAGCTACGGATGTGTCTTTCCATATATTCACTAGCcagtcttttttttatatatacattttgattgttttaaaaaataaataaaaaggcgcgttaatttaatttgtgtatgtaattatttatatataaatgtatatgcAGAATgtgtatataaatgtttatatgagtatataatgagaatatgtatatatgtgaataACTGAAGTTGCTAgaatttgtataaatatatgttatGTTTGTTGTTGAAATTCTTAATCGtataaatgtatatgtatatataacttatttttttatacaaaaattttgaaaatggcTTCATTAGCTATTTTGGTTATGCATTCCGGTAGATGGGACAATGACAATTGTTACATTGATTATACAATTGAGGGGGTGATTTTTAAAGAAAGTTCATCGTATAAGGAGTTGTATAATGTTATTGCAATGCAACTCGGTGTTGATACAAATGTGATTAAGCTGAAAATTGAGTATAAGGTTAAAGAAAGCAAAACGCCAATGTTGATTCACATATTAAAATAGACACAAGTGTATAAGTGtgagcaaatatatatgtttaaaggAACATTATACAATAACTACTAATAGTATACATTTATACAACCACAATTGTATAAGCAAACAGTAGAAGACATGAATcaacacaaaaaatataaaaataatgattatacAGTCCAATCACCCACATGATTATACAGTCCAATGAcccacataattatataatccaATGACCCACAAACAACAACTTTAGTTTTATCATTGTGATCAATATAAACGTCAGTtttatctttcctttttttacttGACCCAGAAATAAGTGTATAAGTGTGAGAAAATGTGTATGTTTAAAGGAACATTATACAATAACTACtaatattatacatttataCAACCACTATTGTATAACCAAACAGTATAAGACATGAATCAacacaaaaaatgtaaaaataatgattatacagtaaatgattgaaaaaaataagttatatatacatatacattttgaaaaaaattaacaaaaattaatagAATGAGATGAGTTTTGACAGTACCAGAAATTTTTGAAGTAATGTTTCTCTTTTGAAAACGAGACGAGGACGTGCTGGAGAAATTTGTAATTTGAAATTGTATTTGGGGAGAAGATTTGGGAGAATTTGAAGGAAATAGGAGAAGAGATTGTataaaagaaagggaaaaggaaaaacgtctgttttatttttttaataaattatacaaatcggTGGGGCCCTATAATAGCAAAGTGACCGAGATTTTGCTTATTAAAGGAAATAACTGAAACGTTAGTTAGTGCATTTAATTAACATTATTAGTTTGCCATTCTGTACAATTATCCCTAATTAAAATTGTCCTCATACTAATAATTACACTTTGCCTCCATCCATGTTATTCAAGCTTTGTGTTATGACTTATATGTTTGATTATGTATGCTCACACATGTTTTTTTCATGATCCTTcacaacttatttttattttcaagcatgctaataaataatttagagGTCAACTTGAGATCTTATGTGCTAACTGCTCGTCCTATATGTTTTGTTTGACGCGTACGTAAGGGCGTAATTAGGAACCTTACATTTTGTTTAGTCTAAAACCTACCATCTAATTgggtccaatgcctcttggacatTAAGATGGGACGTTAGGCAACTCTTAGGATgttaaattttgtttcttttagtcCGCTTTAGGCCTCaataataaatgaatttagAAAGGGGGTACGAGTAGATAGACCCTTATTGAAAATGATGCAAGTTGACTCGAGCAGAAAATGACAAACATTGATTTGTCTCCCGATTAATAAGCCGAGCGATGATCCGAGAAGGATGATATAGTTTTAGTTGGCTCGttctttttctcttcatttttattgttttacatttatttggggtagtttaaataattaaaatgaattactttttttatattaaatgtgTACTTTCTATCTTCTTGCTTATCTCTCTTTTTAATTGTTcatatataaatgaataaacaatAGACTTTATTTGGTTACCTGCTTAACCCCACATAAACATATGAGATACGACTGAGGCATACATTTGTGGACCTTGAGGGGTGCTTAACACCTTCCTCTTGAGGtaacttgaacccttacccgGATCTTGGTTTCGTTGATTGTTTAGTTTAAAATTAGTTAGCTTAGAATGGTATCCTAACACACCTTTAATTCGTTAGCGGCGACTCTTCTTTTAATCAATCCTAAAAGAATAGTCAAGTTGTTGCACAAACCCGTTTTGCGAAAAATGGGTTGCACCAACTTtcttggagaagatgaaaaacAACAACTCTCATACGATTGACGTAACTGCAACACTTGGGGGTAATCTTACATCCGTGTACTTTGAAGAACTTTCTCAAATTGGCTCGAACTTTGGTGAATCTGATGATTTAATGAATTCTCCAACTTCAATGAATGTCAATGCCTTAGTGGCTGACTCAACTGACATAGATGAGAAGTTTGCAATGATGGAGCAAACcattgaagacttgaagaaatcTGTTTACGACAAAAATCTTCATATTGCTCAACTTATGAACAAGTTGGAGGCCTTCACACCTGGAGATTTAAGTCACATCCTCACTTGTCCACCTGATTTTGATCCATGAAACAAGGACGTTGAAGAATCTCTTGTgaagttcaaatttcaaaaggAGAAACAATCTGCTTCAGTTGAAACATTATATGTCTAATAGGTGCAAGACATGATAAGAAACACTATTAGGGCTTAATATGGCGGAACACCACAAAGTTCATTATATTACTCCAAGACTAACAAGGTGATGCCACGTGCCCAAATGAGGTAGTAGTCACAGTAAAATTCAAGAACTAATCACAATTCACCAAGTGTCAAGATAACATCTTTTGGTCAATCATAAGCAACCTTTTCCACCTTTTACAACTATAAATAAAGGATAGACTTGACATTCAAGGGGACATTCAAGGGAACACTGGAGAAAGTCACAACATAAACTACATAGTTCTTCGAAGGGAACACTCAACAAGAAGTGCTTCCCGGTGTTTCCAGAGATCAAATACATCTCAAAGAGGTCTACATCATCCTACATTCGAGAAATACACTACTAAGGCCCTCAAATCACAGAGAAGTTTAGAAGAGAATAATCAAGAAAGTAGCAGAATTGTACTCAcaaattcatcaataaaaatcacaatttttttcttttatttattttgattgtagTTAATTTTCAACGGTAcaaaaatttgttgcaaacaaatttaGCTCTGAAAAGTAACtgcaatcaaaataaataagaaaaaaatgtgacTTTCATTGATGAATTTGTGAGTAAAATTGTGTTACTTTCTTGATTCTTGTCTCTTAAACTTCTCTGTGATTCGAGGTTGATATAGGCTTTGAGATGTATTTGATCTCTGAAAATGTTGGAAAAAATTCGTTGCTTCAAGTCAATCTCCGGGAAGAACTTCACTGAGCACTCCTTCGAAGAACTATCTAGTTGATGTTCAAGCCTTTCTCCAATGCTAGTTGAATGTTTGTTGAAGTCTTTTTCGAATTGTCTTCAAAATTGTTTCCCCCCTTTTTGATTGTCAAGTCTCTCCCCTATTTATAATTGTAGGGGGTGGACAAGGTTTCTTATGATTGGCCAAAAGATGTCATTTTGACCTTTGGAGGATTGTGattcattcttgaatttgatcCGGAGTACCACCTCATTTGGACATGTGACATCGCCTTATTGGTCTTGGATGCTTAGTCACTATGACACGTGACATGAGTTTGGACTTCAAGGTAGAATGAACCTTGGACTTGAACTCAATAAAGTGGACTTAATAATTTGTAAAGCCCAAATTATTCATTCAACCCAAATGCACatgaatttaattcaaatttagtatgaattttaacccaataaaatttatgtgtctACAAATGCCTCTTACTTCGAGACTTGTCGGTCTGTAATCTTGACGATGAGACTTGAAGCATTCATGAAtgtgttttcattttttgagactTGTCGACGTGTAGGCTTGCCAAAACTTGACGGCAAAAGTTGAAATCTTCATGAATGTATTTTTTGAGActtcaaaattatttgttttttgtcGTCACATTCTAACTAGGCCACTACAAATGATTTGTGCGCATTCGTTctgattatttttaaaaaaaaattgttcttgctcAACAACAAAGTGGTCCCGCTATATTGATTTGAATTAGATGGGTCTAATGAGTGATAACATTCTTTTTCATGTGATGTTTATCGCAAGGAAtcagaaaacaagaaaattgaTTAGACTTTTAAACCAAATAAATAGAATACTAACTTTCCTTTTGTATTCAAgacaattaattaatctaaattAAGGTATTCTTCTTTTCCTTAATTCTTTGGTTCATCCTTTCCATATTTGTTCGGTTTCAAAAATGGATGGTGAATCGATCAACTCAAATcagattttcttctttcaaattcaCCTTAACATTCCTTGTGGAAGGATTAAAAATCTTTCAcaaaaatctctctctctctatatataaaatCTTCTCTAATGCACAAAGGATTTTCATCACACAAAATGTTAGATGCTGCAAAGACAAGTTGTCCGAGTGTGTTTAGTTGTGACGCCGCTTGGTTTTATCAAATCGAGAGATGTAGCCTCCATCATATATCAAATACGCCGAGCAAAAGTACTTTGTACTTTCTCTGGTAACTTTAAAGCTTTTTTTAGCAATAATCCGTTTTTGATGGTTTAGATTTGCACATCTATAGTGTAAAATTCATATCTAATTTTAGTAAAATACAAATCGCAAGCCGTTTGATTGtttcaaaactagaaacatgaacaacaaaataacaaaaaattgtaGTCAAACTCCTCTTGCATTgctataattttgaatttcaatattGAACCCGTTTCTAATGGTCAGATTTGTGTGTCTGTAGTGTAAAATTCATATCTCACAGTAGAAATATTAAAATCACAAGCcgtttgattttttcaaaactagaaacatAAAACTATAACATAGAAAAGATTTGCAGCCAAATTCTTCTTCCAATTCTACCGTTTTAATCTTCAATATAAAACCAAATTCTGATAGTCAGATTTACGCATTTGCAGTGTAAAATTCATATCTCATtgtagaaaaatcaaaatagagagttatttgattttttaggAACTAGAAACATGGAACTATAATGTAGCAAAGATTTGAAGCCAAAAATCTCTTTCATtgctacatttttattttttaatgttgaaCTTAACTTcagatttttttgttaattgatTTCTCCAATTAGGTTTTCACCAAAGTAANccccccccccccccccccctccgtTCATTTTTTCCAGAGCCACATTTTGCAATCTTGATTTCCAATAGTGACAATGGATTTTAGTGACCGAGAGGTGTCATGTCCTTGCCTTGATATCATGGAGAATAAGCAATCTTCGCGTGCCAAAGTTTTCATCTTGAAAGCTCATCTTCCGATGATTGGTGCCTTCCCACTTATTAGAAAGTTGTTGCATGCTTCTCATCAACCATCTCCCAAAGTGGTCGTCAACAGAAACAAAGGACGTCATGGACAACTTCTCTGGCAAAGTCACAACTGAAAAAGTTCTCCTCTTGAAGTCTTCCTCTCATCAAAATGTTGTTGTTTCCTTCCCTCTTCATTGTGATGAGAATCTTAGTAGTTGGCGTGTTCCTCCTTCTGGATTTGGTGAGGTTCGCTATACATTTGGTTATTAGGAGTGGGTAGAAGATGTGCTTGTCCGTTGCAAGGAGACTTTGGACAACATCAAGACTATGATGCTATCTTTGTGTTAATGTTCATATATGACCATAACAAAAATGTTCTCCAGGCCTTTTGCAAGAATTGTCATCCATCCACCAATACAGTATCTACCTTCGTCAAAGAGTTATTTATATCTTTATGGGATTTGAGAACCATTGGAGGCCTTCCTGTTCATGGATCCTTTTATGATGAATATATACCCTCGGCTAAGGAGTTGACACATGTATATGACCAAGGGAAGTCTTTTCTCCCAGAAAGTTGTTCGTATTTGTTTTCAGCGTTCTACCAAATTACCAAAGGTGTCACCGACGAAGTCTCCTTTTGAGAATGGACACAATTTTGATTTAGAGGACCGAGAAAATATGTTAAGCCTTCACCAAGGGCGTCTAAGAATAGTACGAAGCCAAGAATGAATTATGATCCTTCTGAAAATATTGacatgagttttttttaccACAAACAGAAGAGGAGATTACTCCTTTTGTCAAACTAGGCGTGGAAGAATCACTGAAAGATGATACTTATCTAGTAGCTTTTCTAACAAGTGGGAAGGTGTCAATCATCAAAAAATGAACTTTTTAAGTGAGAACTTTGGCAAGCGAATGTTGCTTATTCTCCATGATCTCAAGGCAAGGGTATGACACCTCTCGATTACTAAAATTCATTGTCACTGGTGGAAATCAAGATTGCACAATGTTGTTCTGAAAGGGGGGGGGTTACTTTTG
It encodes the following:
- the LOC125869933 gene encoding uncharacterized protein LOC125869933, with translation MEQDCCKFVQKCQVHDDLIQVPPHKLNAMSSPWLFVAWDMDVIGPIESDASNGHRFILVAIDYFTKWVEETSYKSYISTKFFEFPKFVNTYIFSLPISLAPSIYIDSKPNMNSERENNNKAIVKTLYKALACTCGDTNKKVTGIIVDDLEWWFHGPQNCHYMMKLLTGELSNNNNSFKFEPRSVDAIDDRVIVEGWEGAKAYWVHVWTFKDGIITQFREYFNTWLTVTELRPMGWLRSTTLWQSHPRDLAKRSLPGLMLAI